A window of the Rhodoferax sp. GW822-FHT02A01 genome harbors these coding sequences:
- a CDS encoding siderophore-interacting protein, translated as MTIASPLRRIQRVRHELLRRDVHISRIEAPSPGFLSLTFASESLHSFVSLSFDDHVKLIIPDRNGATAMRDFTPTHINTARGELTLEFALHAHGAACEWARQARVGDAAVIGGPKGSMIVPTDYDWHLLAGDASALPAIRRRLLELPTGSTALVFAQIADPLDRQLPTSRSAAQVHWLTDARAWVDALRNTPLPAGEGFVWCAGEASVMVQAREVLINGRQLPREASRISAYWKAGAADFHETL; from the coding sequence ATGACCATTGCATCCCCCTTGCGCCGCATTCAGCGTGTGCGGCACGAATTGCTCCGGCGCGACGTGCACATCAGCCGTATCGAAGCACCAAGCCCTGGCTTTCTGTCCCTCACCTTTGCAAGTGAATCACTCCACAGCTTTGTATCGCTGTCGTTTGACGACCATGTCAAACTCATCATCCCGGACCGCAACGGCGCAACCGCCATGCGCGACTTCACGCCCACGCACATCAATACGGCTCGCGGCGAACTGACGCTGGAATTCGCACTGCATGCCCATGGCGCGGCCTGCGAATGGGCGCGGCAGGCCCGTGTTGGCGATGCAGCCGTCATTGGCGGCCCCAAGGGTTCCATGATCGTGCCCACCGATTACGACTGGCATCTGCTGGCGGGCGACGCCTCTGCCCTGCCCGCCATACGTCGCAGGCTGCTGGAGCTTCCCACAGGCAGCACGGCCCTGGTGTTTGCACAGATCGCCGACCCGCTGGACCGCCAGTTGCCGACTTCCCGCAGTGCAGCGCAGGTTCACTGGTTGACTGATGCGCGTGCGTGGGTGGACGCCTTGCGCAATACGCCGTTGCCTGCGGGCGAAGGTTTTGTGTGGTGCGCCGGTGAAGCATCCGTCATGGTCCAGGCGCGCGAGGTACTCATCAATGGGCGCCAATTGCCGCGCGAGGCTTCACGCATTTCTGCGTACTGGAAAGCCGGCGCT